CTTCTCGAGCGAACGCTGGCCGAGGCGGGCGATCTTCTCGCCTACGACCGACCCCATGGAGCCACCCATGAAGGCGAAGTCCATGATACCGATACCCACAGGCATCCCCTCCAGCTGGCCCGTGACGGTGAGGATGGCGTCGGTGTCCCCGGCATTGGCGAGCGCGCGCTTGAGACGGCTTGGATAATCGGGGAAGCCGAGCGGATCCACCGAGCGGAGTTCTCCGCCCACTTCGTTGAGTGTCCCGTCGTCGATCAGCGCACCCGCGTAGTCCCAGGCGCGCATACGGCGGTGAAAATCGCACGCCGGACACACGTTGAGGTTGCGCAGGAACTTGTCACGGATATCCGTGTGCCCGCAGGCCTCGCACTTCTCCCACGTATCCCGCGGGATCTCGAGGCGCTCGCGACTCGCCTGTCGGGGCTTCTTTTCCTTCCGGAACCAGGCCATAGGCCTGATAAGATCGGAAGTTCTCCCCCCGAAGGCTAGACCTTGCGCACGCCTGGGTCCGTCGTTTTGCCTGGGCGCCCCTACAGCCCCAGCGCGTCCGCCTGGCCCCGTCCCTCGGCCGAGATCCGCAGCAGCACCGCCACGGCCAGCCAACTGACCAGCAGGAAGGATCCCCCGTAGCTGAAGAAGGGCAGCGGAATACCCGTGACCGGCATGAGGTTGAGTGTCATCCCGACGTTCACCATGACGTGCACGAACCAGGCCGACATGAGGCCGAAGGCCACCAGGCTGGGAAACGCGTCGGCGGCGCGCACGGCAATGCGCGTGCTGCGGAGGAACAACGCCAGAAAGAGCGACAGGGCGACCACGACACCCACGAACCCCAACTCTTCGCCGACCACCGAGAAGATGAAGTCGGTCTGCTGCTCGGGAAGAAAGTTCAGACGCTTCTGGCTCCCCAGTGTGAACCCCTTGCCGAACAGCCCGCCGGAGCCGATGGCCACCTGGCTCTGAATCACGTTATACCCCGACCCCTGCGCGTCGACCGACGGATCGAGGAACACCAGGAACCGCTGCTGCTGATACGGCTTGAGTTTGTCCCACAGCACAGGGGCCACAACTCCCATTACCACGTTCGCCACCACCAGCACCACCCCTTCGAGGAGGTACGGGCGATACCACAGCACCAGCGCCACGAGGATGAGGAACCACGCGCCCCACACACCCGTGCTGAAAGCCAGGACGAGGCTGATTCCCGGGCTGGCCAGCATGAGCAGCACCGGCCAAGGTACGCCGGCCCAAAAAAGCATGGCAAAGCAGATGCCGATGAATGTGAGCGCCGTGCCCAGATCCTTGGTGGCCAGCACGAGCACCCAGGGAACCGCCACCACCAACAGCGGCTTCCATAGCTCGCGCATCGACGTGACTGTGTCGCGTTGCGAGGCCAGCACGCGCGCGAGCATGAAGGTCGTCGCCAACTTGGCCAGCTCTGCCGGTTGCCCGAGGCGAACGCCACCGATGGTGAGCCACTGTTTGGTGCTGGCCGCGGTGCCGGCACCGCTGCCGAGGAACTGCAACAGCAGGAGCATGATGCAGGCCATCAGGTACAGTGGCCACGCACTCCACTCGATGAGCCGCACCGAGCCGCGCGTGATCACCCAGGTGGCGGCCATCGCCACGCCGAAGAACGCCAGCTGCCGCTGCCACAATGTCTCGAGCCCCTTGTCCGGCATGTCCGTCTGCCCTGCCGAGAATACCATGGCGAGGCCGAACACCGTGAGCAGGAGCGCGGTGACGAGCAGGGGGACGTCAATGCTCTGCCGTCGCAGGATGCCGGGAGCAGCCATGGCCTCAGTCGGTGGGAACGGCGTTCATGGTGAGCTTCGTCTTGAGATAGCGCTCCATCAGCTTCGTGGCGACCTTCGCGGCCGTCGAACCGTGCAGCCCTTCTTCAATGATGATGGCCAGCACGATCTTCGGTTTGTCGGCCGGCGCATACCCCACGAACCAGGCATAATCCTCCTCGGGCGGGACCTGCGCGGTGCCGGTCTTGCCGGCGATCGTGAGTCCCTGGACTTGCGCGCCGGCGGCCGTACCCCGGCTCACCACGTCGGCGAGGGCCAGCTGCACACTCTTGAGCTGCTCCGGTGAAAGATCGAACAGCTTCTTGCGCTCCGGCGTCCGTGCCACGACCTGCGGCGTTGCCGCGTAGCCGTCGGTTGCGAGCGCGGTGTAGAAGCGCGCCATATTGAGCGGGGTTTGGGAGTTGTTGGCCTGCCCAATGGAGAGGCTCAGCACGACCGACCTGTTCCAGCCACGCGGTCCGTATCGCCGATCGAAGTACGCGGTGCTCGCCGGCCAGATCGGCGTCTTCTCACCGGGCATGTCGATGCCGGTCGAGTCACCGAACCCCAACCGGACACCGCCTGCCAGCAGCCGGGTGAGACCGATCTTGAGGCCAAGCTGGTAGAAGTAGACATCGCAGGACTTGGCGATGGCCTGCGCCAGCGAGATGTCGCCGTGGCCGCGCTTGTCCCAACACTTGAACACGCGGCCATAGTAGTAGCCGCCGGTGCATGGCTGCTCCTGGTGCGTCTCCATGGTGACCAGCCCCAGCTCCATGCCCAGTACCGCGGTGGCCAGCTTCCAGGTGGACGCGGGCGGATAGCGCCCGGACAGCGCCCGGTTGAACAACGGCTTGTACTTGTGCTCCTGCAGTTCGCGGTAGTACGACGAAGACACGCCGCCAATGAAGCGGTTGATGTCGTAACTGGGGGCACTGTAGATGGCGAGCACGCCCCCGGTTTCCGGCTCGAGGGCCACGACCGCGCCGCGCAGTGAGTCACCGAAGTACTCGTGCGCATACCGTTGCAAGTCGAGGTCGATGTTGGTGCGCAGCGGCGGCGGTGCCTCCGGGGGCACTTCGGCGCGCACACCGTTATCGCGCACCACCCGATTTCTGGCGTCCACTTCCACGAAGCGGCTGCCCTCCCGAGCACGCAGCTGCTCCTCATACTGCATCTCGAGCCCTTCCCGGCCCACCTGCTGTCCCGCCTTGTACCCCTCGTACCTGGGCATCGCCAGCTGCTTCTCGGAGATTTCCCCGGTGTATCCGACCAGCGCCGCCACGGCCTGTGCATCGGGATAATACCGCTTTGGGGCACTCTGGATGATGAGGCCGGGGAACTCGGCCCGTCGCTCCTCGAGCACCGAAACGACCTGAAAGCTCGCGTCGTTGAAGATCACCGCCGGCCGTGTGGGCGCCGCCCGAAAGCGCCGCACGGCAAGTACCTGTTGCGCCGAGTCGATCTCGATGACCCGGGACAGTGAGCGCAGCGCCGAGCGCAGCGAATCCACCGTTGGACTGAGAATGGAGACCGAGTACCCCGGCAGGTTCTCAGCGATGATCTGGCCGTGCCGGTCGTAAATAATGCCACGGGCCCCGGGCAACGGGACTTCACGCAGCCGATTGCTCTCCGAGCGGAGCACGAACTCCTCGTTGCGCAACACCTGAGCACGAAAGAACGCGCCCCCCAGCGTCGTGAACGCCGCAACGAGCAGCACACGCGCCACGCGGGCACGCCTGATTATGGAGTTCGGATGGTAGCTCATCAGGGATGGCGAACCGTCGGGGAGCGCACCGCGCGGCGGAGAGGGGAAAGACGGTTACGGAGACTGCTACAATGCCTGCGGTCGGTACAACGGACGAAAGAGCACAAGCAGCAAGACCGCCACCACCGCTGTGGCGGCGGCGGACAGCGGCGCCCACAGCAGCAGCGTCACCACGAGCGACGATCCGGTACCGACGCCGGTGAGCAGTGTCATGGCCACGTCGAAAAGCCACTTGGCAGCGAATACAAAGAGGCCCGTGAGCGCCACATGGTCCGCAAAAAAAACCGCTTTGAGCCACGACGCAGCGAAGGCCACGAGCGACAGCACGAGGGTACTGGCACCGAAGCTGCCCGGTGACAGGGCATCGAGCGCCACCCCCGTGGCGAATCCGGAAACGGCGGCCAGCCCGGGCCGCATGCGGACCGCCGAGAAGAGCACCGCGATGACCGCGAAGTCGACACTTGCCCGATCACCAAGGAGCGGGCGCACCCCGAATTGCGCGGTGATGAGCAGCGCAAAGCCCATCCAGGCGCGTAGCGCACTGCCAAGACCGGGTGTCGGCTGTGGCCCCCGCATCAGCGACGTCCTGCCGGACGCGGGACGCTATCGCGACGCACGCTGTCACGGCGCACGCTGTCACGGCGACTG
This genomic stretch from Gemmatimonas sp. harbors:
- the accD gene encoding acetyl-CoA carboxylase, carboxyltransferase subunit beta, with the protein product MAWFRKEKKPRQASRERLEIPRDTWEKCEACGHTDIRDKFLRNLNVCPACDFHRRMRAWDYAGALIDDGTLNEVGGELRSVDPLGFPDYPSRLKRALANAGDTDAILTVTGQLEGMPVGIGIMDFAFMGGSMGSVVGEKIARLGQRSLEKKHPLVIVSQSGGARMQEGILSLMQMAKASAVLSQLAERRIPYISVLTNPTTGGVSASYAMLGDAILAEPGAVIGFAGPRVIKQTLGQDLPEGFQTAEFLLEKGMVDRVVHRKVMRGTLSRLLRHMTGRPAAAGHDQQES
- the rodA gene encoding rod shape-determining protein RodA, translating into MAAPGILRRQSIDVPLLVTALLLTVFGLAMVFSAGQTDMPDKGLETLWQRQLAFFGVAMAATWVITRGSVRLIEWSAWPLYLMACIMLLLLQFLGSGAGTAASTKQWLTIGGVRLGQPAELAKLATTFMLARVLASQRDTVTSMRELWKPLLVVAVPWVLVLATKDLGTALTFIGICFAMLFWAGVPWPVLLMLASPGISLVLAFSTGVWGAWFLILVALVLWYRPYLLEGVVLVVANVVMGVVAPVLWDKLKPYQQQRFLVFLDPSVDAQGSGYNVIQSQVAIGSGGLFGKGFTLGSQKRLNFLPEQQTDFIFSVVGEELGFVGVVVALSLFLALFLRSTRIAVRAADAFPSLVAFGLMSAWFVHVMVNVGMTLNLMPVTGIPLPFFSYGGSFLLVSWLAVAVLLRISAEGRGQADALGL
- the mrdA gene encoding penicillin-binding protein 2 yields the protein MARVLLVAAFTTLGGAFFRAQVLRNEEFVLRSESNRLREVPLPGARGIIYDRHGQIIAENLPGYSVSILSPTVDSLRSALRSLSRVIEIDSAQQVLAVRRFRAAPTRPAVIFNDASFQVVSVLEERRAEFPGLIIQSAPKRYYPDAQAVAALVGYTGEISEKQLAMPRYEGYKAGQQVGREGLEMQYEEQLRAREGSRFVEVDARNRVVRDNGVRAEVPPEAPPPLRTNIDLDLQRYAHEYFGDSLRGAVVALEPETGGVLAIYSAPSYDINRFIGGVSSSYYRELQEHKYKPLFNRALSGRYPPASTWKLATAVLGMELGLVTMETHQEQPCTGGYYYGRVFKCWDKRGHGDISLAQAIAKSCDVYFYQLGLKIGLTRLLAGGVRLGFGDSTGIDMPGEKTPIWPASTAYFDRRYGPRGWNRSVVLSLSIGQANNSQTPLNMARFYTALATDGYAATPQVVARTPERKKLFDLSPEQLKSVQLALADVVSRGTAAGAQVQGLTIAGKTGTAQVPPEEDYAWFVGYAPADKPKIVLAIIIEEGLHGSTAAKVATKLMERYLKTKLTMNAVPTD
- the mreD gene encoding rod shape-determining protein MreD — encoded protein: MRGPQPTPGLGSALRAWMGFALLITAQFGVRPLLGDRASVDFAVIAVLFSAVRMRPGLAAVSGFATGVALDALSPGSFGASTLVLSLVAFAASWLKAVFFADHVALTGLFVFAAKWLFDVAMTLLTGVGTGSSLVVTLLLWAPLSAAATAVVAVLLLVLFRPLYRPQAL